From Rhea pennata isolate bPtePen1 chromosome 20, bPtePen1.pri, whole genome shotgun sequence:
GCCAGAGATCAGAGGGGCTGCACAGAAATTCCTGGGAATATGGATTCCACAGAACAAGACTGCTTTAGTCACTCATACCAACTCCATACCCTGCACGGCATTTAACATAACCCAAGACCAACCTATCGCCCAGCGATGCTGTGTCAATTTTGATGAAGCCAGCACAGTTGATGAACACCTTGGGTCCCATGTGACACATTGTAACAAGCTGGGTCCGATTCTCCAGAcgtgtgttgttttgttttaagatctGCAGAGAGAGGTAACAACATAATCCTTGCTACTGAAATACAAAGGTTccccaggaaaagcagagaactCACACTGGACACTGTAGTGTTCAAAACATCTGATATAACCAAATCCATCACAACTCGTTAATCATTTCTCACTGTCTTGTGTCTCAACACTGTATGAAAAGAGATGAGTCTACATGGAACCACTCCAGCTCTCCAGGAAGGAAGTGTTGGCTTTCTGCCTTACGTTTTCTACAAAATGGAGGTGTTCTGATACTGTAACAGTGGATCCACTCCTGTGAGTTCAGAAACTAGCAGATCAGCTGAGTTGCTTGGGTCTAACGAGGACATTAGTCCATGCACAGCTTTGAGGTTATACGCAGAGATAACACACACTGAAGCACATGGTGACAGAGCTGTCAGCTGCATCTGGCACACAGGGCCCTGACTCAGCTCTTTACAGGAATGCCATGAGGCCAACTTGCACACTGTTGGTGATGCACTGTTTTCGCAGGCAGTGACAGAAACAGAAGCCTCCTTACCTTTAGCAGATGAGTGCCTTTGCGTGGTCCTAGGCCACACACATATTGCAGCAAAGCCTGGCTGTGTGGGTGAGCAATTGCCCGATTGACATCCACGCCCACCTCATTCACACGGTTTATGAATTCGCAGTAGAGGGCATTCAGCAGTTCCTCCTTCACCACGTGTTCCTGACAGAAGGGAGAGGTGTTAGTCTCACAAAGGAGATGTGTGTGACTCTTTGCCATAGCAAGCCGAGCCAGACGTGGCAGACTATTCTCAGGGGTGACTCTGAAGTTCACTACAGCACCTGAAAACAGtctaaaggaagaaagcagataaGCTAAAGGAGGCAGGAAAAAGGTAGCCTGAATATGTCACAGAACAGGAAGAACTGGCAGTTCAACTTGGAATACTCTTCCTTGACAGTGAACTGTCCCAGGTCATTCCCTCTTGCAGAAGTTTCTCACTCCCTATGACGATCCCAGAATAAAAAGTTACCTGCAGAGGGTGGAGCTTCAGACAGAGGATATCATCATCAGAGCTGCAGACTTGGGCAAACTCTATAAGAGGATCTTGAATGCGGCGAGCAAGGGAGACAGCTTGACGCAGCAAAGGTGGGTAATCCCGGAATTCATTCTACAACAGGTCAGAGAATTAGGGAAAATCTTGACAGTATTTTCACACTCTGTAGCACTACTAGCAAAGAAGCATCAGATAAGAACTGGAATAAGGGAAGTATTTGGTGCTTAGGACAAGGAGAACTAAGATCAAAGCCTGCCAGGAACTCTGCTATGACTGAGAACAAAAAATTCCAGGacagaagaggaagactggTGTCAGTTCCCCAACTGCCTCATTCTTCTTCTATATAGGAAAAGGTGCAGCAACAAAACCTCAATCCATTCAGCTGAGCAAAACTCATTCCAGACTGCATCAATATCTACTTTGTACATCTGCTGACACTAATTTCCTCAGGGAAACCTGAACAAGATGTTTTGCCATGACACAAAGATCAGTATGTCACTGTCAAGATGGATCACATGAGGCAGCAGGTAATGCAAGGGCCAGCACAACAAACAGAAAGGGTGAGATAGTCTGAACTAGCCACAGACTAAGGGACGGCTGGTATACTAGGTTCACCTCAGACTTTTTGCTGTTCATGTAGAGGATGGCCAGTTCATTGTCTACCAGCTCCACTCCAATAGATGACAGCTGCTGCCCCTGATCCAGCTCATGAACAATTCTCTTTACATCTTCCATCAACATCTGAGCATCCCTAGGGAGagacaaacaagaaaactgAGGCAAGAGTGCTAAGCTGGCTCCTCAGATCACTTAGGGAGATGACCTTAGGCATTCACTAATGCAAGTCAGCTACCCCAATGGGTTATTAACTCAGATCAGTGACAAGAAGAGGCTTCTTTAAGCAAAAGTACAATATTAGAGGTCAGCCAGaaatggcagagagcagctctcaTAGCACATTAAAGATCAGTTTGGAGAAACCATTagcccttccctcctcccagtGACCCCATCAGCAGTGAAATATCGAGGGGCATGCGGGAAGGACAGCAAATAGGTCTGCAAGTGGAAGGGGCACAAAGACTCGCTCTGACCTGTTCTCGCCTGCAATTGTCACCACATGGGGCTTCTTGTTCAGAAGGaattttttcaaagtttcaaTATCCTGggcctggggaaaaaaaaaaaaagggaagtgacacagggcagagcagaaTAGCTAGAGGGTTCCTTTACTGAGCTAACTGAGGGTCTTTGGTTCCTATTTCAAAGGGGAAATCCTCTGCCCACTGCCTTCGTGGCACTGCTGCCCTATTCTGCCACCTAGAGCTGGCTAAAATCCTTCACCAAAGGCCTCAACTCCTGAACATTGACAGACAGTGTCAACTGCCTGTTTGACAGACAAAGAGGAAGGATGTGTAAAGAAAAGACTAACAGCACCTTGCTCCTGTGCTGCAGGAAATTGGGCAATGCAGGTCTAAAGCCTGTCTCAGTGCTGCTGGGTCACACAACCGCTTGCTACTATGGTGTGATcaaggaaaggggagaaaattgCTGTAGCTGTGGCCATAGCAGCTCATGAATCTCCAACAAACAGTATTTAGGAATGCTAATGCTCTGCCATCCTCTAAGAGGAGGACAGATGAATCATAATCTAACTGGAAGCAACTCCCAGAATAATTAGAGGGTGAAAAAATCAGCAACCACAGTAGCTCTTTCACAGCccaccttcttttccctctcttcctcacGCCAGGCATTCCTTCTCTTTGTGAAGTGCGGCAATCGAAGGAAGTCTGTAACCTCGCCCTCCCCATTAACAAGGGCACAAAACACGGGGTGGTCCCTGCAAAACAAATGGATATCACTTGAGCACACAGAAACATTAACGTTGGACATGGATCCAGGGCTGATTCCTCTCCTCCTACCTGGCTGAAGAAAATGCAATGCCTAGCACCCGAATCCCCTTCCCTTGGTTTTCATCCATGAAATCATCGTCTTCCTCCACTTGCTGATCAGGACGATATGAAGCTACTTTTAGCCAGTTGTACAGCTTCCGGCTGCAAGCctgacagaagagagagagagagaggaatgagAAAATTCACTGCAGGCCCTTTGGTACAGCTCTTCTCTGCAGGGAGGATACACATGATCCTGCCTCAATTGCAGGCAGCAATACAGTATGATTTTGCTAGAATTGTGATTAGCACTCCAGAACCAAGGAGCCCATCTTCCCTCCCACTAAAGTATTCTGTTGCTTCTCCCTGCCTGGAAAAGAACCTGACTCAGATGCCTGCCTGTCCCCTCATCCTTCCTTGTGTACCACCCTGTCAGTACCTCTCTCCAACATGTGGAGGAACTGCTGGCATTTGCAATCCCAGCTCTGACCCAGATCCACCTGTCCCCCATCTCACCTTGAGGACATACTCCTTGGCCTCCACCAACAGCTTGTTTTTTAACTCTTTAGCCATCTGCACATAGAGGAACTGGTTAAGGGACCGCTCGATGGCCATTGTACGCTGCCGGTTCCACTCCTGCACCTGGTGGCTGAACTCGTCCCGATAATAGAACTGTTTGATTTCCTCAAAGTACGTCTGGTCACTACCATAACTGGAAGAAATGAGAGAGGGAGATACAGAAGGGCTCCAAACTCCTGCACTGATACCACCACTGGGAGATTCCCAGGCAGGAATACGAAGGCAGCTCCTCAGATTTGAGAGGAGGCCTGGAAAATCCAAAGAGCCAGTTCTCACATCAAACACTGTTAGTTGCAAAACCTAGGCCGCTAGACATACCTCAGCTGAATGCTGTGCTGGCAGCATGGAAAGCTCCCATCAGGGCAACATGGGGCAGCCAAGAGCTGCTCCAGAAGACCCATATTGCACAGTGTGGCTACTCAGATGTGTAAGGAAGGAACCAAGGAGCCACACAGTGAGGGTGGCTGGGcaataagcattttcttttatagaaagTTTAAAGGCTTCAAAATTTGCCTTCAAATGAATAAACCAGATGTTTTCTAAAGTTCTCGCTGTGGTGAAGAGAAAAACGAGGCCCTGAGAGGCTCCTTGGTTTTAAAGTACAGGTGACTGGCAGGCCAAGGCCTCCAGAAGCAGCTTGGGTTATGGAGGAGCTCTAACAGCGTGGCAGCACTGGATGAAAGAGCTCTGCCAAGGCTTGTCATGTACAGTGAGGACTCACCCTTCCACTCCTTTCATGTCAATACTGATGTCAATGGTCAGCAGTGCCTCATCCTCCGCTAGGCTCATTTTCAGGAACTGGTCATCTCGCAGCTCCTTCACAGGCTTGTTCTTCAAGTATTTAAAGGAATAGGCATAATGGGCTTCATCAATATCctgtgagagagaagaaacagtcAGCACACACCCAGGGTATTCAGGTAGCAAGACCCTTCTGAATATTGTAAGAGACAATGTGTTTTATTCAATGTCCCCCTCACCCATATGCTCCCAGTCTGCATTTCCTTCCGTAGCAGGGCACAGAACAATTCATTCCCGACCCCacataaacagaaaatgctcCAATAAGTGAAGGCAATATCTCAACAGCAAGAATCAGGTCTTATGAAATGCTGAGATTAAAATGCAGCATATTGTTTAGTTGGCCTCTTGAACAGCCCACCTTACATACTGCTGAAAGATTTATTCAGAGCTGTCACTGATGTGGGAAATGTCTTCAGATGCAAAATGAGTACGTGTGTGTAATTTAGATCCTTTTCTGAATTGATCAACACAGTCAGAGCTCCCTTCCTtaccttcttgcccttcttggTTGGTGAAATGTTAATCTTAGCTCTTTCTTGGAAAGTCTGTCTCAGGACCTGCCTGACCAATGGTTCTCTGGCTATTTGCAAAGCCACCATGTACCGGGCTCCTTCTAGCACAGCTTCCGGGCTTGGGAATTgactaaaagcagaaaagcaacatGAAAGCTTAGAACTTGAGAATGAGCCTGGATCCTCTGTCCTGCCATAGCCACAGGATATCTACAAAGGTTTTCAACACACTAACCTACACACGTAGTCCTTGGCCAGCTCTAGCGGCTCTGCAGGGAACTGCTCCGTCTCGTGACGCTGGTAACTGTCCCGGAGATTTTCTCCAAACTGCTCTGGTGTCAGACCAAACTTCTTAGCCAGGCCATctgggaaaacaaacacaaaatgagGAGGAGAGGGACATTGTAGCTTATACTGAACTAAACTACCAGTCCTCTTTCCATAAGCAAGCCACAGCCCAGAAGAGCTTGCAAGTTAGGCCACAACATGCTGCAAGCTCAGCGTGACAGAGTACAGCCCTTACCCAGCCCAGCAGTTTGACAGATGGTGTACATATCCCGACGGGAGGCCTGCTTCAGTTCAGGCCCTTTCTGCTCATCATCTTCTGCATCCTCCCCTTCACCTAAGGGGAAGGATATGTTTAATAAGGCATATTTGCAGAGGCATCCACACAGCCACAGCAGCGTGTCAGTGGCACAGTGAAGCGGACAAACAAAATCTAAGAGTCCTTGGATTCCACAAATGCATCTGAAAGATCACAATAGCCTTAAAATTATTCAGCGTTAGAAAAATTCCCTgaaaactctatttttttttcagtttcactcTTTCACAATTTTAATAGCAGTATCTCTCTGATGTACATTCAAATAAAGATCAAGGGAGTTGATACTTGCTTTGCCTCCTGCTATGAGGAGTGGCATTCAGTCCCTTAAAGAAGTAACCTCCTGTGTGGAAAAGCTTTAAGCATTTTTGGAGATGTCTGGAAGGCCTGGCATTAGCTTCAAATGGAAGCTCTTTGGAACCAGGAGTTTCAACAAACCTACAATTAGAAGACTTATCAAGTTCAGGGACAaaccttcctcctcttcaccATCCTCTCGGATACGCTTTTGCTTCTTTCGAGCAGCCTTGGCAGCATTCTGCATCTTTGGGATGTCTCGCCCATAGTACAGTAGGAAGTGATTATACACGTCTTTCAGCTCATCCATGGACTGCACGTCCTTCAGCCTAGGGCATGCAAAGCCAGCATGTTAATTCCCACCCAAAGCCGAGCGGGGATCAGAGTGCCCATGGAGCCTGCTCTGCTACAGATCAGTCATAGGGAGTGCTCAGGCTCATCTTTCAAGAGAATTTTACACATTTGTCATCACTGGCTTTGTAGAGAGGCTAAAGTCAAGATACTGCATTGGCCATAAAGCCTGTGCTATGTGTATAGGTTAACATACATTTTAAGTCACCGTGGAATGAACACAAGGAAGTCACGGAACCATACCTCTCCATGTCGGTGGTATCAAGGGCCCTTATTCCATCAGCCAAAGGTTTGTCTGGGTCAGCAGAGATTTGCTCATACTGATAGGCCTGCATCTTCTCAAAAAGACGTGTCAGGTTCTGCTTGCGGATCTTCAGCTGGGTCCACTAACACACAAACAgcaacttttaattaaatgcacTGTAGCTGTGCATCATATCTGTTTCCTCCCTTCCCAAATAGGGGCTCCTACAGAGAGCTCCCAGGCTCTTAGGATATCTGTCACAAAAATATTCATCAACATGTTTAATAAGGCATATTACATGAgtaaaaaaagcacaaaaggtctgcagtgccaaaaaaaaaaatcttttgtaaagTATCAAGCTAGGCAGAAAGACACGTAAACGTCGACAGGATAACAACCAGTGAAAATACTTCTCACCTTCTCATCCCACTGCCAGACCCTCCACAGGTCATTGATGTGCAGCTCTGGCTCTACATACTCCTTTCTGTAGAAGGCGATGAATGGGACCTGGGTCAAAAACAAGACTCATCATCACCAAGCAAAAGAAGACagagctgctcccagcagcCAAGAGTTCAGAGAATGCTGTTGTCCCACGTGAGAGAACAACCTGATGCGGCAGCAGCGGGGAGATGCACTGAGCTGTGCCTTGGCTCCTAGAACTGTTCCACAGAAACAATTCCCCTCGCCCTCCCTGCTGCACACAGGGCTCTGGGACCCCAGGATTCTCGCAGCATGGATGCCTCCTCTCAATCTGTTCACCTAAACACACACTAAAAGGCTTTTGTGACATCAGGCAACACCTTGGAGGATAAGTTGAATGGACCAATTAAGGTTCAAGAAACTCAAGTTATTCTTCTATCTAATTTAGCATCAATTTGTCCAGAAACAGGGAAATatggcaacagcagcagcatcagtCATTAAAGCCTGTGCTGTCCCAGCTCTTGCAAGATGAGCTGTGCGTTCCAGTAGGGACAAGGGAGGGAAGCAGGTGCCCCATGGTATCTCTGTCCCTCCTGGTTTGCTACTCCCAATACCTCTGCTACTCCTGCCAGGATAAGGAGAAAGCAACTCAAACCTAATCATCTTGGCATTAAGTTAAATTGCCAGGTACCTCAAAATGTTGATTTCTCATGAAATTCAGAGCTTCTTTAATCTTCTGGATGGTGCTAGGCCCCTTACggctgaagctgctgctggcttGTCCACGGTCAAGGTAGTCAGAACTTTCCTATAAAGAGAAACACATTGTATTGATCACGTCCCAGAGCTATTTTCCCTAGATGACCAGCCCAGATTAATTCTGGAAAATGATGATCCTTCTGTTAACTGGAAATGCAGGCTTGGCTGCATGCTCTGCTTTTAGACCATAGAAAAGCATCCCAGTCCTGACTGGGCTTAAAGGAAAACTGAGAAGTAGCATTTGTCCAAGGTAATTCATGGTTAAGAGATGATCACAGCTAATATTAGTCTACCGTTAAGTGCCCAGCGACTCTGAGTGCTTTCAAACTAATTACCCTTGCAATCTCTCTATGCTgtgctttgctctgttttataTGTGGGAGAATAAAGACAGGTGCATGTTAAACAATCTACTCAAAACAGAAAGACATCAGTATATTTTGTACCACATTCCTCCAAAAAGAATCCTGAAACAATCCTGCATCTCCAGGCTGGAGATTTGCAGCCCTCTCAGGACAGAAGTCTCAGGTATGGCTGTTACCTGCAGGGAGATGGTGGGTGTTGCAAATGCATTCCTGTAAATCCAGTCGGCTTCCTCTTCCAGCTCATCATCTTCAGCACTCTTCACTGCGATGGAGCGCAACTGTAAGAAGATGACAGGATAAGCAGAGCCATTTGCGGCACTGGTGCTTGAGCTACCTTCTTTTCAAGAAGCCTAGAAATGTTTGTTCTGAACTGCAGGGTGCATATGAGGTCTTGGTCTTTCTATATCCAAAGGGCTTTGCTGAGCATAGCACTTCCATGTATCCATCTGAGCACACAGGAAACTTGCATCAGCTCTACACTGGGTGACAGCAGTTAACAAATCTTTTGAAGGCTTGTGGTAAGGCCTGCAATGATGTGTAACCTTCCATAACGATCAAGTCAGGGTCTCCCTGCTTCCTACAGGGCCCCCAAAACCATGCTTTCCCTTTGCAGTTACATCTTCTTACTCTGTTCTGATCTACTCAGGCTTTGTCATCACTTTCTTGCTCCAATCATAGAATAACAGAACATATAAAACAACTCTAAACCTCTGCGTGTTTAGTCCTGTCCAGTTCTCTTTTGTGGGTCTGCTCAACTCATCATCGACATCTGTGCAGAAGACAAAATGTCTGAACAGGCCAGGAGATATTACATAGCACTCCCCTGCGCTGCACACACTGGCATGGAAAAAAGgtcattttgaaaagctggCAGCTTCAGATATCTCATTTCACAAAGATGGGTATAAGTCTCTGCACAGAATTACGTTTATATATGCCAGAGGGAGAATAAAGAATGCAGACTACTCAGAAAAACCTGAATATAAGgtaaaattaagagaaaaatatgagatATCAGAATGATTCCCAGCAGCATAAAGGAGACTCCATGCTGAGGGCCATATAAGCCCCAATTGCTTGAGCCGGTTAAAACAGATTATAGAAACACCTTGGACAGAGCAGTTACAGGCTGGCTGGTGTAGGACTAGGCTGGAAAACCCTTGCAAGCATTATCTCACACTGCAAGCTTCTCTCTTGCTATACAGTAGTGTAACTCATAGTATTACTAATGGCATCAATCATGCAGGACAACTCAGCAGAACACAAGCTCTGCACTACTCCCACAAACACAACACTGGCATCTAGTGGCCAAAGGGAAAATTACCACCAGCACTGTAAAACTGGGATTTATGCAGCTAGAACAGTTCAAAGTTTTACAGCTGTGTTTGAATGCTGAGTTTCAGCCCATACACTTGAGAGGTGAGGTCGGCAAAGAGGCAAAAGAGATGCCCAAATCCAGGCAGTAGCTAGGCAAGAAGCTGTCCTGCAGGTCACAGGCCTGCTGTTCTTGGTGGGAACTAAAATACCCTCTGCCTGCACACTGGCACCCTCTTCCCTCACCTGGAACCTCTCGGGCATGTCCGTCATGCGGATCTCATTGTCCTGGTCTGTTAGGTGACTGCTTTCCAGCTCACTGGGCTCATACATCTCAAAAATGCTACGCCGACTGACACGTTTCTTGGTGGTCTTTTTGGGTCGGACACGGGTCTCcccttcagcttcttcatcctCATACTCATattcctcctccatctcctcatcATACTCATTGTACTTCTCAAACTCATCATAGTCAAAGTCCACACCAAATATTTCCTGGGCTTCCTGCAAAGcactggaagagaaaaacagtcatTCAGCCCCACAGTGCAGTTCACAGAACATCCTGGACTCACACAGGTTTCGCAGTATCTAAGTCTAAGCTTTAGTCCTGTACGTTGGCTAAAAATTGGTGgataggaaaaacaaatcactgaGCTTTCCATGACACATGCTTTgtccagaaggaaaaagtattttgtctcttttcagtTAATTTGATCCCTAGATTAGCAGAAGTAGTTGCTATTGTTAAGAGCAAGGATTCTGCAGGAGGTCTGTAGCGTTTAACACCCCATTGCAGAGATCTGTTTACCAGTAAAGCCCTTTGACTGTATTTCTCCAGTAAACAGAGAAGGTGCAGTGAGCAGAATTGTAACTTATTTATACTACACAGGAAGCTATGTGCACCTGACTAATACTTACTCTAGATTAGCTAAAAGATCAGCAGTTCAGCATCACTATTGGTTTAAAATTTGGGACCTGAATGCTAATGTTAAGTTACATGCTCAGACAGAAGCCTAATTCAAGAAAAGATGTGAATGTTTCTCTTGAGAGACTGGTTCTGATGTCCCTAAAAAAAACtaggggagagagggagggagtCAAATGTTCAAGAAATCAAAAACTAAAGCCCCAAAATTAAATTTACCAGGGTTTCTTTGGGAAAGATTTGAGTGTTATTCAACCACAAGCTGAACCACACCACAGCTGCAACAGTCAAAGAATCGGAGCAATGTTTTTGAGGCTGCAGGCCATTTTCCAATTGGTACTTACGCATCTGTGTATCCAGGGAGCTTCTTCCGCCATTTTGGCTTCTTCAGAGGTTGTCCATCATCATCCACAATGAAGTCATCAATGTCTGGACACAGAGAAGCAGTTCCATGGTGAGGACACTCCTGTATTCAAACTGGTACCTCTGACAAAGCTCAGTTCAGCCAGTGCAACTATGAGTCTCCATTAAAGACTTTGGTTGTTGCTGGCTGTCAGTCAGCCCAGCTACTCACAGCACCTCATACATCAACTTCAGAAATTCCAGGAGTCCAACTAACAAACTAGAACTAACTTACAAACACAGGCAAAGACATCTGGCAACTATCTGCAGTTTAGGGCATAGAAAATATAGTCAGAAAAAGCCTCACTGCCTTggacagcagaaaaagaattctTGCATCTCCTTCAGTATGGCACTAGCAGTGATGATGCCAAGTGGCTGATGCCAAAGAGGAGAATTAGGGCAGACATGTGCTGTGCTACTAAGTGTTAAAGAATGCCTAAAATCCTTCTTTTGAAGGATCTCCACTTTGCGGGCAGCTTGCAGGAGACAGTTCAGAACCTCAGTGTATGCAACTTGCTTCTGGACAAAGAGATTTAGATGCAGACAAATTAAACCTGCTACTCAGGAACATTTAATTCTAAAGACTGAACTAATCACACTAGGAATAGCTTGCTCAGAATACGGCTGCAGTTTTGGCTCATTATAGCCCAAAGAAAGCTTTAACTTGATTCCTCCATGAAACTTTGGATGCTTACCAGattcatcttcctcttcctcctcttcctcttctggtGGAGCAACAGGAGCTTCAACAGCTTCACCTCCCTCCTCACCTTCACcatcttgaaatatttcttcagcaaTGGCTTCCTTCTCATGTTCTTCCTTCCCATAATCTTCTTCTTCGTCATCCTCATCATCAGACATTTTTCGCACACGCCTGAATTTTTGCTGCAAGCAAAAAGTCTTATTAGTGTACAGAATCCCTGGCACAGACACTCATGTTCAAGTACGGTCTCTGTCAGGCCAGTGCTgcacttcctctgctccccaaGTACCAACTGGAGCATGAACAGGAGCCCAGCTTAGCACAGGTTTGCAGGGGCAGAAAACCGTTCCCTGCCTCCAAACGAGTTGCAAGCATTTGTATGGCACAGCATGAAAGACTGTGCAACCGCCTGTTGAGGACTATACTGGATGCAGGCCTGTGTTGCTCATATGCTGTCACTATAAGGGTTAGCCTGGCTTGATATGTCTCCAGAAGGTTGTATGGAAGAAGCTTCAGAGCCTGTAATATGCTGCACCGTCTTTGCAGTTAGTACTATGCAGGAAGAAGCTGTTGGAAGCTGGACTCCTCTGTGCCTGCACTGCAGACATGGAAAGGGGGGGAACAGAGTCAACATTAGGGACATGCAGAAAGTCATCTGCAAACTCTAGGAGACAACGTCCAGTTGTTTGGCCAAGGAAAGAACTGCTTCCTCCAAGCACTCATCCACCCTTTTTCAAGGGGGCAGGAGCAAACTGGAGGCACAACTCATTCACTTCAAGTGGAAGCCCACCCTCTCTGTGCTATGAGGCATCATACCATTAATAACCGTATGGGAACATAACTCACTCTTTTGACTTTAACACCTAAGTTCTCTTCAATTAGGTCAAAATCGTCATCCTCCAGGCGGTCATCAAAAGCTgacaggagaaagcagagatgaGTTACTCTCCCTTCACTACTCTGGGAATGGACAAATCACCGAGAAGGGCAGAATTTGTCCAGCCCATGCAgacaggcagggcagagggagagctATGCTCTCCAGAAGGGCTGTGTGGAGGTGTTACGCAGTCACAAAACTTACTGCGCTTTCTCTTTTTGTGGCCAACATCGTCCTCAGAGTCTCCGGAGTCACtggcttcttcctcctcttcctcctcttcatcatcatcatcattaatAAATCCTTTCAGGTTTCCCTGCTCATCTTGATCATCAagattttcctcttcctcttcctcatctggAATGAAGAGCAATGAGTGTTAATCTGCAAAGACCCCTCGGCTTTGTGCAAACAGTATCTTCCTTCACACTATCTATGCAGAGATTCTTAATACTTTTACTGACACAGAACCCAGACAGCTGCTCATGTCAGAACCCCAGTGATGCTTATCTTGTTGACTCATGTTCTTTCTGCACGGGAAACAGGTGGAATGGTCACACAGGGAgcattcttctgcttttactgGTTACTATCAAATTACATGACTGTAACTCCCACTGGGGTGAAGCAGTGTATCT
This genomic window contains:
- the SUPT6H gene encoding transcription elongation factor SPT6 isoform X1 translates to MSDFVESEAEESEEEYNQDGEVVPRVNKKFVEEDEDDEEEEEENLDDQDEQGNLKGFINDDDDEEEEEEEEASDSGDSEDDVGHKKRKRTFDDRLEDDDFDLIEENLGVKVKRQKFRRVRKMSDDEDDEEEDYGKEEHEKEAIAEEIFQDGEGEEGGEAVEAPVAPPEEEEEEEEDESDIDDFIVDDDGQPLKKPKWRKKLPGYTDAALQEAQEIFGVDFDYDEFEKYNEYDEEMEEEYEYEDEEAEGETRVRPKKTTKKRVSRRSIFEMYEPSELESSHLTDQDNEIRMTDMPERFQLRSIAVKSAEDDELEEEADWIYRNAFATPTISLQESSDYLDRGQASSSFSRKGPSTIQKIKEALNFMRNQHFEVPFIAFYRKEYVEPELHINDLWRVWQWDEKWTQLKIRKQNLTRLFEKMQAYQYEQISADPDKPLADGIRALDTTDMERLKDVQSMDELKDVYNHFLLYYGRDIPKMQNAAKAARKKQKRIREDGEEEEGEGEDAEDDEQKGPELKQASRRDMYTICQTAGLDGLAKKFGLTPEQFGENLRDSYQRHETEQFPAEPLELAKDYVCSQFPSPEAVLEGARYMVALQIAREPLVRQVLRQTFQERAKINISPTKKGKKDIDEAHYAYSFKYLKNKPVKELRDDQFLKMSLAEDEALLTIDISIDMKGVEGYGSDQTYFEEIKQFYYRDEFSHQVQEWNRQRTMAIERSLNQFLYVQMAKELKNKLLVEAKEYVLKACSRKLYNWLKVASYRPDQQVEEDDDFMDENQGKGIRVLGIAFSSARDHPVFCALVNGEGEVTDFLRLPHFTKRRNAWREEEREKKAQDIETLKKFLLNKKPHVVTIAGENRDAQMLMEDVKRIVHELDQGQQLSSIGVELVDNELAILYMNSKKSENEFRDYPPLLRQAVSLARRIQDPLIEFAQVCSSDDDILCLKLHPLQEHVVKEELLNALYCEFINRVNEVGVDVNRAIAHPHSQALLQYVCGLGPRKGTHLLKILKQNNTRLENRTQLVTMCHMGPKVFINCAGFIKIDTASLGDSTDSYIEVLDGSRVHPETYEWARKMAVDALEYDESAEDANPAGALEEILENPERLKDLDLDAFAEELERQGYGDKHITLYDIRAELSCRYKDLRTPYRSPNTEEVFNMLTKETPETFYIGKMIICNVTGIAHRRPQGESYDQAIRNDETGLWQCPFCQQDNFPELSEVWNHFDSGSCPGQAIGVKTRLDNGVAGFIPTKFLSDKVVKRPEERVKVGMTVHCRIMKIDIEKFSTDLTCRTSDLMDKNNEWKLPKDTYYDFDAEAADHKQEEDLKRKQQRTTYIKRVIAHPSFHNISFKQAEKMMETMDQGDVIIRPSSKGENHLTVTWKVNDGIYQHVDVREEGKENAFSLGSTLWINTEEFEDLDEIVARYVQPMASFARDLLNHKYYQDCNGGDKKKLEELLIKTKKEKPTFIPYFISACKDLPGKFLLGYQPRGKPRIEYVTVTPEGFRYRGQIFPTVNGLFRWFKDHYQDPVPGITPSSSSRTRTPASINATPANINLADLTRAVNALPQNMTSQMFSAIAAVTGQGQNPNATPAQWASSQYGYGGSGGGSSAYHVFTTPAQQPVATPLMTPSYSYTTPSQPITTPQYQLQANTTPQSTQSQAQSQPSSSSRQRQQPKTNSHAAIDWGKMAEQWLQEKEAERRKQKQRLTPRPSPSPMIESTPMSIAGDATPLLDEMDR